A stretch of Bradyrhizobium sp. AZCC 2262 DNA encodes these proteins:
- a CDS encoding VOC family protein, translated as MSRIFGAVCQNGYIVRDIRAAMDHWVNVMGVGPRYYIDRVKTDYFRHRGKDSAMEMSVALANSGDLQIELIQQRNDAPSMYKEFLDSGREGLQHMSYWTRDYQALYDRALSLGYKVGHEGQIGGEKGCFAYFDTQAHPGTVVEISDISGSKGSFFEHIRKVAAGWDGSDPIREVGGR; from the coding sequence ATGAGCCGTATCTTTGGTGCAGTCTGCCAGAACGGATATATCGTGCGGGATATTCGCGCCGCCATGGATCACTGGGTCAATGTGATGGGCGTCGGGCCCCGGTACTATATCGACCGGGTCAAGACCGATTACTTCCGCCACCGGGGCAAGGACTCCGCCATGGAGATGAGCGTGGCGCTCGCCAATTCCGGCGATCTCCAGATCGAGCTGATCCAGCAGCGCAACGACGCGCCCTCGATGTACAAGGAGTTCCTCGACTCCGGCCGCGAAGGCTTGCAGCACATGTCGTACTGGACCCGCGACTATCAGGCGCTCTACGACCGCGCGCTGTCGCTTGGTTACAAGGTCGGGCACGAAGGCCAGATCGGCGGCGAAAAGGGCTGCTTCGCCTATTTCGATACGCAAGCGCATCCCGGCACCGTTGTCGAAATTTCCGACATCAGCGGCAGCAAGGGGAGTTTCTTCGAGCATATCCGCAAGGTCGCCGCCGGTTGGGACGGCTCCGATCCGATCCGCGAAGTCGGCGGACGCTGA
- a CDS encoding carboxymuconolactone decarboxylase family protein, which translates to MARLPLIDPAATSGDVRTSFDRMPVVLNIFRMMAHAEANFIPAMRFANSILHRQKLSHVNRELLILQVAQWEHGVYEWRQHVPIALGVGVTQRQIDCIEQGKYVDAAFSAAENALLAFGREVIENVRVAEPVFAAMRTHFSEQEIVESILAIGFYMTMARLTEATEVDLDPAAGMTVFESSRKRSG; encoded by the coding sequence ATGGCAAGACTTCCCCTGATCGACCCGGCGGCAACCAGCGGCGACGTGCGCACGTCCTTTGACAGGATGCCGGTCGTCCTGAACATTTTTCGGATGATGGCGCATGCCGAGGCCAATTTCATTCCGGCGATGCGGTTCGCCAATTCGATCCTGCATCGCCAAAAACTCAGCCACGTCAATCGCGAATTGCTGATTCTTCAGGTCGCGCAGTGGGAGCACGGCGTTTATGAGTGGCGGCAGCATGTTCCGATCGCGCTCGGCGTCGGCGTCACGCAACGGCAGATCGACTGCATCGAGCAGGGCAAATACGTCGATGCCGCGTTCAGTGCCGCCGAAAACGCGCTGCTGGCGTTCGGCCGGGAAGTCATCGAGAATGTGCGTGTCGCCGAGCCGGTCTTCGCCGCCATGCGCACGCATTTCAGCGAACAGGAGATCGTCGAGTCGATCCTGGCAATCGGCTTCTACATGACCATGGCGCGCCTGACGGAGGCAACCGAGGTCGACCTCGATCCCGCCGCCGGCATGACCGTCTTCGAGAGCAGCCGGAAGCGATCGGGCTGA
- a CDS encoding DOPA 4,5-dioxygenase family protein, giving the protein MTGEPGAGGPRPLGEIASYHAHIYYDPATTRAEAEQLRAWIGERFSVTLGRWHDVKVGPHDQAMYQVAFAREIFPELVPWLMLNHGKLSVLVHPNTTNPRRDHAADPIWIGPALAVHADKLPEHAEMEGAPAPNTNPVLRP; this is encoded by the coding sequence ATGACGGGTGAGCCGGGGGCGGGCGGACCGCGACCACTAGGCGAAATCGCGAGCTACCACGCCCATATCTATTACGATCCGGCGACGACGCGGGCCGAGGCCGAGCAGTTGCGCGCCTGGATCGGCGAGCGGTTCTCGGTCACGCTCGGACGCTGGCATGACGTCAAGGTCGGTCCGCACGATCAGGCCATGTATCAGGTGGCCTTTGCCCGCGAGATATTCCCCGAACTGGTGCCCTGGCTGATGCTGAACCACGGCAAATTGAGCGTTTTGGTCCATCCGAATACGACCAATCCGCGCCGGGATCATGCGGCCGACCCGATCTGGATCGGGCCGGCGCTCGCCGTGCACGCCGACAAGCTGCCGGAGCACGCCGAGATGGAAGGGGCGCCCGCACCGAATACCAATCCGGTGTTGCGGCCCTGA
- a CDS encoding DUF2778 domain-containing protein, with protein MTDFDLAAWINPASANVGSTTSFDERFGPGSVRRSLTINYPWRPAARSERSNFDTEFGHIESMLGRQSPEEQNAQPAEPAPTVEAAIPLPRARPVLANLQPTGSDPATVSSDNRTMFEKLADLVPMRFTLASLTPGDGLFSERKDLSALGYDGQTAVYDISAQVVYLPNGTKLEAHSGLGSLMDNPAHINQRMVGATPPNVYDLKPREKLFHGVAALRMTPVGENEMHGRTGLLVHSYMLGPNGDSNGCVSIKEYDRFLAAYTNGDVKRLVVVPSLREGLTASRRSPSPS; from the coding sequence GTGACCGATTTCGATCTGGCCGCCTGGATCAATCCCGCATCAGCCAATGTCGGCAGCACGACCTCATTCGACGAGCGCTTCGGCCCGGGCTCGGTGCGCCGTTCGCTGACCATCAACTACCCATGGCGTCCCGCCGCCCGTTCGGAGCGTTCGAATTTTGATACGGAATTCGGGCACATCGAAAGCATGTTGGGGAGGCAATCGCCTGAGGAACAGAATGCTCAGCCGGCGGAGCCCGCCCCGACGGTCGAGGCGGCAATCCCGCTGCCACGCGCCCGGCCGGTCCTGGCCAATCTTCAGCCAACGGGGAGCGACCCGGCGACGGTTTCATCGGATAACCGCACCATGTTCGAGAAGCTCGCCGATCTGGTGCCGATGCGCTTCACGCTGGCGTCGCTGACCCCGGGGGATGGACTGTTCAGCGAGCGAAAGGATCTGTCGGCGCTCGGCTACGACGGTCAGACGGCGGTCTACGACATTTCGGCCCAGGTCGTTTACCTGCCGAACGGCACCAAGCTCGAGGCCCACTCGGGGCTGGGCAGCCTGATGGACAATCCAGCGCACATCAACCAGCGCATGGTCGGCGCGACGCCGCCGAACGTCTACGATTTGAAACCGCGCGAAAAACTGTTTCATGGGGTCGCGGCGCTGCGCATGACTCCTGTGGGTGAAAACGAAATGCATGGGCGCACGGGACTTCTCGTGCACAGCTACATGCTTGGGCCAAACGGCGATTCCAACGGCTGCGTCTCGATCAAGGAGTACGACAGGTTCCTGGCGGCGTACACGAACGGCGACGTGAAGCGGCTGGTCGTGGTGCCGAGCCTGCGTGAAGGTCTTACCGCATCGCGGCGTTCACCATCCCCGTCATGA
- a CDS encoding nuclear transport factor 2 family protein, whose translation MPGNDIEIEDDRLIRELLQNWAIWRDAGDWERFRTVWHPGGRMMATWTQGTGDEFIEISKQAWAKGISILHFLGGISVDLAGSRAISQTKMTISQRAEVEGVLCDVLCTGRFYDFLEKREERWGIVLRQPIYEKDRMDPVTPGAAPVLDRALLEQFPPGYRHLAYLQTRIGYTVKRDMPGLKGPEVEALYARGAAWLQGKPI comes from the coding sequence ATGCCTGGAAATGACATCGAGATTGAAGACGATCGCCTGATCAGGGAATTGTTGCAGAACTGGGCGATCTGGCGCGATGCCGGCGACTGGGAGCGTTTCCGCACCGTCTGGCATCCGGGCGGCCGCATGATGGCGACCTGGACGCAGGGCACCGGCGACGAGTTCATCGAAATAAGCAAGCAAGCCTGGGCCAAGGGCATCAGTATCCTGCATTTTCTCGGCGGCATCTCGGTCGACCTCGCCGGAAGCCGCGCGATCTCGCAGACCAAGATGACGATCTCGCAGCGCGCCGAGGTCGAAGGCGTACTGTGCGACGTGCTCTGCACCGGGCGGTTCTACGATTTCCTCGAAAAGCGGGAAGAGCGCTGGGGCATCGTGCTGCGCCAGCCGATCTATGAGAAGGACCGCATGGACCCGGTCACACCAGGCGCAGCGCCCGTGCTGGATAGAGCTCTCCTCGAGCAATTCCCACCGGGCTACCGTCACCTCGCGTATTTGCAGACCCGCATCGGCTACACGGTGAAGCGCGACATGCCCGGTCTGAAGGGACCGGAGGTCGAGGCTTTGTATGCGCGGGGCGCCGCGTGGCTGCAGGGCAAGCCGATCTAG
- a CDS encoding uroporphyrinogen decarboxylase family protein codes for MNLPKHVLPTTVVGSYPQPEWLVDRAMLSKVVPRTRMHAMWRLPAEHLEEAQDDATIVAIRDMERAGIDIVTDGEIRRESYSNRFATALDGIDDENPAMITSRSGHQTPVPRVTGPVKRRGPVELHDMKFLRQNTDRAAKITLPGPFTMSQQARDEFYKDDEELAMAFAAAVNAEALDLQKAGADVIQLDEPWVRNNPDLARRYAVKAINRALEGVTVPTVVHLCFGYAAVVPGSTKPAGYSFLAELADTKADQISIEAAQPKLDLGVLKDLSSKKIMLGVLDLGNPEIETADVVADRIRNGLRHVAAHRLVVAPDCGMKYMPRQVAFGKLKAMCDAAATVRKELG; via the coding sequence ATGAACCTGCCAAAGCACGTGCTACCGACCACCGTCGTCGGCAGCTACCCGCAGCCGGAATGGCTGGTCGATCGCGCGATGCTGTCGAAAGTGGTGCCGCGCACCCGCATGCATGCGATGTGGCGGCTGCCGGCCGAGCATCTGGAGGAGGCGCAGGACGACGCCACCATCGTCGCGATCAGGGACATGGAGCGTGCCGGGATCGACATCGTGACCGACGGCGAAATCCGCCGCGAGAGCTATTCGAACCGTTTTGCAACGGCGCTTGACGGCATCGACGACGAGAATCCGGCCATGATCACCTCGCGAAGCGGACACCAGACGCCGGTGCCGCGCGTCACAGGTCCGGTGAAGCGCCGCGGCCCGGTCGAGCTGCACGACATGAAATTCCTGCGCCAGAATACTGATCGCGCAGCAAAAATCACCCTGCCCGGCCCGTTCACGATGAGCCAGCAGGCGAGAGACGAATTCTATAAAGACGACGAGGAGCTGGCGATGGCGTTCGCCGCCGCGGTCAACGCCGAAGCGCTCGACCTGCAGAAGGCCGGCGCCGACGTGATCCAGCTCGACGAACCCTGGGTACGCAACAATCCGGATTTGGCCCGCCGCTACGCGGTGAAGGCGATCAACCGCGCGCTCGAGGGCGTCACCGTGCCGACCGTGGTGCATCTGTGCTTCGGCTATGCCGCCGTCGTGCCCGGCTCGACCAAGCCGGCCGGCTATTCCTTCCTCGCCGAACTCGCCGATACCAAGGCCGATCAGATCTCGATCGAGGCGGCGCAGCCGAAGCTTGATCTCGGCGTGCTCAAGGATCTGTCGTCGAAGAAGATCATGCTTGGCGTGCTTGACCTCGGTAATCCGGAGATCGAGACCGCCGATGTGGTGGCCGACCGGATCCGCAACGGGCTGAGGCACGTCGCCGCCCATCGCCTTGTCGTCGCCCCCGATTGCGGCATGAAATACATGCCGCGCCAAGTCGCGTTCGGAAAACTGAAGGCGATGTGCGATGCGGCGGCGACCGTCCGCAAGGAGCTTGGCTAG
- a CDS encoding fumarylacetoacetate hydrolase family protein codes for MKIASFKAGPTATYGLVTNAGIIDAGKRLKAHPTLKSLLAKGSLDELKALQGERADYAFAEIELLPTVPDPDKIFCIGVNYATHLAESGHPTPPHPMIFTRFANSQVGGGQPMIRPLESERFDYEGEMAVIIGKAGRRIARETALAHVAGYACYNDGSIRDWQRHTSQFAPGKNFVGTGAFGPWMVTTDEIPDISKQTIATRLNGVEVQAAPISDLVFDVPALIAYCSTFTELVPGDVIVTGTTGGVGAYRTPPLWMKDGDVVEVEVSGIGVLRNPVKDEAAAAATRAA; via the coding sequence ATGAAGATCGCGAGTTTCAAGGCAGGTCCGACGGCAACCTACGGCCTGGTGACAAACGCCGGCATCATCGACGCCGGCAAGCGGCTGAAGGCGCATCCGACGTTGAAGTCGCTGCTCGCAAAGGGATCGCTCGACGAACTGAAGGCACTGCAGGGCGAACGCGCCGACTATGCGTTCGCCGAAATCGAGCTGCTGCCGACCGTTCCCGATCCGGACAAGATCTTCTGCATCGGCGTCAACTACGCCACGCATCTTGCTGAAAGCGGCCATCCCACGCCGCCGCACCCGATGATCTTCACCCGCTTTGCCAACAGCCAGGTCGGCGGGGGCCAGCCGATGATCCGGCCGCTGGAGTCCGAGCGGTTCGATTACGAGGGCGAGATGGCCGTCATCATCGGCAAGGCCGGGCGACGGATTGCGCGCGAGACAGCGCTGGCGCATGTCGCGGGCTATGCCTGCTACAATGACGGCAGCATCCGCGACTGGCAGCGCCACACCTCGCAATTCGCACCCGGCAAGAATTTTGTGGGTACCGGCGCGTTCGGACCATGGATGGTGACGACGGACGAGATCCCCGACATCAGCAAACAGACCATCGCGACCCGGCTCAACGGCGTCGAGGTGCAGGCAGCACCGATCTCGGACCTCGTGTTCGACGTCCCTGCCCTGATCGCCTATTGCTCGACCTTCACCGAGTTGGTCCCCGGCGACGTCATCGTCACCGGCACCACCGGCGGCGTCGGCGCTTACCGTACACCGCCGCTCTGGATGAAGGATGGCGACGTCGTCGAGGTCGAGGTCTCCGGCATCGGCGTCCTGCGCAATCCGGTCAAGGATGAAGCCGCGGCGGCGGCGACGCGTGCGGCCTGA
- a CDS encoding polysaccharide deacetylase family protein, translating into MFDLTLTFDNGPEPGVTPRVLDTLRERGIKTTFFVIGEKLGDPERRRLAARAHDEGHWIGNHTFTHSVPLGQQRDPDAAQHEIGRTQAAIGDLAHPQRWFRPFGGGGNLDERLLKPSVVDYLTRHKHSCVLWNAIPRDWDDPDGWADRALEQCRSQPWSLMVLHDLPSGAMNHLERFIDRAGKAGARFNQDFPPDCVPIRSGEIVRSIEPYVSSIEESAKQ; encoded by the coding sequence GTGTTCGATCTGACGCTGACATTCGACAATGGTCCCGAGCCCGGCGTGACGCCGCGGGTGCTCGATACTTTACGCGAACGCGGCATCAAGACGACCTTCTTCGTGATCGGCGAAAAGCTCGGCGACCCCGAGCGCCGCCGACTGGCGGCGCGGGCCCATGACGAGGGCCACTGGATCGGCAATCACACTTTTACGCACTCGGTGCCACTCGGGCAGCAACGCGATCCCGATGCGGCACAGCATGAGATCGGCCGGACGCAGGCTGCGATCGGCGACCTCGCGCACCCACAGCGATGGTTTCGCCCGTTCGGTGGCGGCGGCAATCTCGACGAGCGCCTGCTAAAACCTTCCGTGGTCGATTACCTCACGCGCCACAAGCATAGCTGCGTGCTCTGGAACGCGATCCCGCGCGACTGGGACGATCCGGATGGTTGGGCCGACCGAGCCCTGGAGCAGTGCCGGTCGCAGCCGTGGAGCCTGATGGTCCTGCACGACCTGCCCAGCGGCGCGATGAACCATCTCGAACGCTTTATCGACCGCGCCGGGAAAGCAGGCGCGCGTTTCAATCAGGACTTTCCGCCCGATTGCGTCCCGATCCGCTCGGGCGAGATCGTACGATCCATCGAACCCTATGTTTCCTCCATCGAAGAAAGTGCCAAACAATGA
- a CDS encoding ABC transporter permease codes for MTAGTLRRLIVIGLIALWEILPRTGLIPELFLPSLSSTLAAGWNEAGEYGHALAVTLYEVAISMAFACGGGILLGAIVGSLPRPRILIMPMVSSLYAVPLVILYPVFTVWLGIGSESKIAFASIYGFLPTMLATAAGIQTIDPQLLLAARSMGATLSQRLVRVIIPAAIPTVLSGLRVGGALVIVGVVVSEMLISSAGIGYLISRYRTILDSPHVFAGVLLVLAMAIAFNAAIKWIERKAAIWQTGTRAGQNAAEEISPVTLQPAT; via the coding sequence ATGACCGCGGGAACGCTTCGCAGATTGATCGTCATCGGCCTGATCGCGCTATGGGAAATCCTGCCGCGCACCGGGCTAATTCCCGAGCTGTTCCTGCCGTCACTGTCCTCGACGCTGGCAGCCGGATGGAACGAGGCCGGCGAATACGGCCATGCACTTGCGGTGACGCTCTACGAGGTTGCGATCTCGATGGCGTTCGCATGTGGCGGCGGCATCCTGCTCGGCGCCATCGTCGGCAGCCTGCCGCGGCCGCGCATCCTGATCATGCCGATGGTCTCGAGCCTCTATGCGGTGCCGCTGGTCATCCTCTATCCCGTCTTCACGGTCTGGCTCGGCATCGGCTCGGAATCCAAGATCGCCTTCGCCTCGATCTATGGCTTCCTGCCGACGATGCTGGCCACCGCCGCGGGGATCCAGACCATCGATCCGCAGCTGTTGCTCGCCGCGCGCAGCATGGGCGCGACGCTGAGCCAGCGGCTGGTTCGCGTGATCATCCCCGCGGCAATTCCGACCGTGCTGTCGGGGCTGCGCGTCGGCGGCGCGCTGGTGATTGTCGGCGTCGTGGTATCGGAGATGCTGATCTCGTCCGCCGGTATCGGCTATTTGATTTCCCGCTATCGCACCATTCTCGACAGCCCGCATGTATTCGCGGGCGTGTTGCTGGTGCTGGCGATGGCGATTGCCTTCAACGCCGCGATCAAATGGATCGAGCGCAAGGCCGCGATCTGGCAGACCGGCACGCGCGCCGGGCAAAATGCGGCGGAAGAAATCTCGCCCGTTACCCTGCAGCCTGCGACCTGA
- a CDS encoding ABC transporter ATP-binding protein, producing MQPLANITPLKPAGAIEVRNVGQVFKTTTQDVVALEDVSLDVKPGRFVVLVGPSGCGKSTLLMMMAGLRQQTSGTITISGAPIPEPDPNRVGVVFQEASLFPWLTAEENVEFPLALRGVTKNERRAKAQDALKLVGLDGFGKRHPHELSGGMKQRVSIARGLVQDPPVLLMDEPFAALDEQTRMTMGDELLRIWAATGKTVVFVTHSLTEAVYLADEVIVMSPRPGRIVDHLQVSLPRPRTYEMLSGDAFGSLRDRIWRHIRKSA from the coding sequence ATGCAGCCATTGGCGAACATAACCCCGCTGAAGCCGGCCGGCGCGATCGAGGTCCGCAATGTCGGACAGGTCTTCAAGACCACGACGCAGGACGTCGTGGCGCTCGAGGACGTCTCGCTCGACGTCAAACCCGGCCGCTTCGTCGTGTTGGTCGGCCCGAGCGGTTGCGGCAAGTCCACGCTTCTGATGATGATGGCCGGCCTCCGTCAGCAGACCTCAGGCACCATCACCATCAGCGGCGCACCGATCCCTGAACCCGACCCGAACCGCGTCGGCGTCGTGTTTCAGGAAGCCAGCCTGTTTCCTTGGCTGACGGCGGAGGAGAACGTCGAGTTTCCGCTGGCGCTGCGCGGCGTCACCAAGAACGAACGCCGCGCCAAGGCGCAGGATGCGCTAAAACTGGTCGGCCTTGACGGCTTCGGCAAGCGCCATCCGCATGAATTGTCCGGCGGCATGAAGCAGCGCGTCTCGATCGCACGCGGGCTGGTGCAGGACCCGCCGGTGCTGCTGATGGACGAACCGTTTGCGGCGCTGGACGAACAGACCCGCATGACCATGGGCGACGAACTGCTGCGGATCTGGGCGGCGACCGGAAAGACCGTGGTGTTCGTCACCCACAGCCTGACGGAGGCCGTCTATCTCGCCGACGAAGTGATCGTGATGTCGCCGCGCCCCGGCCGCATCGTCGATCACCTGCAGGTCTCGCTACCCCGCCCGCGCACCTATGAGATGCTGAGCGGCGACGCATTCGGCAGCCTGCGTGACCGCATCTGGCGGCACATCCGCAAATCGGCATGA
- a CDS encoding ABC transporter permease, with the protein MRSGLGVKAARVAIVVALFAIWEILSRSGIVNPRLLPSASETLATLGELLQRASVRKDLAVTATEVVTAFALAVPVGALIGFLIAENRYFADVAKPLLFFAFSIPKSIFLPMFILVFGVGFAQKVGFGFFSTIFIVIMSTTTAVESVKVEHLTVARSYGATPMQTAFRVYLPSMLPVLLEALRISMIFNLTGVILAEMYASRDGIGHQIATWGENFQMKQLLAGVVMIAVIAIAFNELVRWVETQCSHWRT; encoded by the coding sequence ATGCGAAGCGGGCTAGGTGTAAAGGCGGCGCGGGTCGCCATCGTGGTGGCGCTGTTTGCGATATGGGAAATCCTGTCGCGCAGCGGCATCGTCAACCCGCGCCTGCTTCCCTCCGCGTCCGAGACACTGGCCACGCTCGGCGAGCTGCTGCAGCGGGCGAGCGTGCGCAAGGACCTCGCCGTCACCGCGACCGAGGTAGTGACCGCGTTTGCGCTCGCCGTCCCCGTCGGCGCGCTGATCGGCTTCCTGATCGCGGAGAACCGCTATTTTGCCGACGTGGCAAAGCCGCTGCTGTTCTTCGCCTTCAGCATCCCGAAATCGATCTTCCTGCCGATGTTCATCCTGGTGTTCGGGGTCGGCTTTGCGCAGAAGGTCGGCTTCGGATTCTTTTCGACGATCTTCATCGTGATCATGTCGACCACAACCGCGGTCGAGTCGGTCAAGGTCGAACATCTGACCGTCGCCCGCTCCTATGGCGCGACGCCGATGCAAACCGCGTTTCGCGTCTATTTGCCGAGCATGCTCCCTGTTCTGCTGGAAGCCCTGCGGATCTCGATGATCTTCAATCTCACCGGCGTCATCCTCGCCGAAATGTACGCCTCGCGCGACGGCATCGGCCATCAGATCGCGACCTGGGGCGAGAATTTTCAAATGAAGCAGTTGCTGGCCGGCGTAGTGATGATCGCGGTGATCGCGATTGCCTTCAATGAACTGGTCAGATGGGTGGAAACACAATGCAGCCATTGGCGAACATAA
- a CDS encoding ABC transporter substrate-binding protein, with amino-acid sequence MNITRRHVLATITAMTLLGASATVQAADTVRIGLPTKTYWPTTIAETAVRQKLFEKEGIAAELTIYRGGAETFEAMAAGAADVILDATSLVSAGRKKGVNSKVLASAATGYYGWQLMTLSKSTLGVNDLKGKKVAITSAGSGSDLLALWTQQDKKIEFTRVPVGGGGLVPNLLAGNVDAAVVYSPLSFQISKSGEARTILDFSKEVPPNLAAGWIALDKYAQDKPQMVQKTLNALYGALMFMRANKDASVKLITELYEIPAEIAALEYENTIMKLETDGSMEGAKIPEQLQLALDMAKAGGMKDLGPAAEIISTQFKPVPTKF; translated from the coding sequence ATGAACATTACGCGACGCCATGTATTGGCAACGATCACGGCAATGACCTTGCTTGGAGCATCAGCCACTGTGCAGGCAGCCGACACTGTCCGCATCGGCCTTCCCACCAAAACCTATTGGCCGACCACGATCGCAGAAACCGCCGTGCGCCAAAAGCTGTTCGAGAAGGAAGGCATCGCGGCGGAACTGACGATCTATCGCGGCGGCGCCGAGACGTTCGAGGCGATGGCGGCGGGTGCCGCCGACGTCATTCTCGACGCCACCTCGCTGGTGTCGGCCGGACGCAAGAAAGGCGTGAACTCCAAAGTGCTCGCCAGTGCCGCCACGGGCTATTACGGCTGGCAGTTGATGACGCTGTCGAAATCGACGCTCGGCGTCAACGATCTGAAGGGCAAGAAGGTCGCGATCACCTCCGCGGGCTCCGGCTCCGACCTGCTGGCGCTGTGGACCCAGCAGGACAAGAAGATCGAGTTCACCCGCGTGCCCGTCGGCGGCGGCGGACTGGTGCCGAACCTGCTCGCCGGCAATGTCGACGCGGCCGTAGTCTATTCGCCGCTGAGCTTCCAGATCTCCAAATCGGGCGAAGCACGCACCATCCTCGACTTCTCCAAGGAGGTGCCGCCGAACCTCGCGGCCGGCTGGATCGCGCTCGACAAATACGCGCAGGACAAGCCGCAGATGGTGCAGAAGACGCTGAACGCGCTCTACGGCGCGCTGATGTTCATGCGCGCCAACAAGGACGCCTCCGTCAAGCTGATCACCGAGCTCTATGAAATCCCCGCCGAGATCGCGGCGTTGGAATACGAGAACACGATCATGAAGCTGGAGACCGACGGCAGCATGGAGGGGGCGAAGATTCCGGAACAACTCCAGCTCGCGCTCGACATGGCCAAGGCCGGCGGCATGAAAGACCTTGGGCCGGCGGCAGAGATCATCTCGACACAGTTCAAACCGGTACCGACCAAATTCTGA
- a CDS encoding GntR family transcriptional regulator — protein sequence MSSIGLSFGESLANERPRSLTSAVQERLRADILSTRLLPGQKLHIAGLAKQFSVSLAAVREALSRLVADGLVQASDQRGFRVSPVSSADLRDVTQTRVDIEGLALQRSIERGDAAWLASVEKSFTALCAVPHTYPDDPTHHYEEWVVRHRVFHRTLVNACGSQWLLGFRDVLHEQSERYRRLAIRRNTEKSRDVEAEHAAIVRATLTRDADAAVAALSKHFMTTMHLVELATPKTFGGGDTA from the coding sequence ATGAGCAGTATCGGGTTGAGTTTTGGTGAGAGCCTGGCCAACGAGCGGCCGCGAAGCCTGACGTCCGCCGTTCAGGAACGGCTGCGCGCGGATATTCTCTCGACCCGGCTGCTGCCCGGGCAGAAGCTGCATATCGCCGGTCTCGCCAAGCAGTTTTCCGTCAGCCTCGCGGCGGTGCGCGAGGCGCTGTCGCGGCTGGTCGCCGACGGGCTGGTGCAGGCATCCGACCAGCGCGGCTTTCGCGTCAGCCCGGTATCATCAGCCGACCTCAGGGACGTGACGCAAACCCGCGTCGATATCGAAGGTCTGGCGCTGCAGCGCTCGATCGAGCGTGGCGACGCGGCATGGCTTGCCTCGGTGGAAAAATCGTTCACCGCGCTCTGCGCCGTTCCCCACACCTATCCCGACGATCCGACGCACCACTATGAAGAATGGGTGGTGCGGCACCGCGTCTTTCACCGCACGCTGGTGAATGCCTGCGGCTCGCAATGGCTGCTCGGCTTTCGCGACGTGCTGCATGAGCAGAGCGAACGGTATCGGCGGCTCGCGATCCGGCGCAACACCGAAAAATCCCGTGATGTGGAGGCCGAACACGCCGCCATCGTACGCGCCACGCTCACGCGCGACGCGGATGCCGCGGTCGCGGCGCTCTCGAAGCATTTCATGACGACCATGCATCTCGTCGAGCTCGCTACACCGAAAACGTTCGGGGGTGGCGACACCGCCTGA
- a CDS encoding MarR family winged helix-turn-helix transcriptional regulator gives MTPRREHRFVFLLNVAQRRLQRWMAARTQASGVTAAQSGLLFILGQRDGVLIGEAGAALDLGPPGISGLVDRMTAANLIERRADRDDGRAWRLWLTPAGRAAMAQSKAGLVEVNARLTEGFTEAEIDVVARWLTTMQTRFPRGEDE, from the coding sequence ATGACCCCGCGTCGCGAGCACCGGTTCGTGTTCCTCCTCAACGTTGCGCAGCGCCGGCTGCAGCGCTGGATGGCGGCGCGGACGCAAGCCAGCGGCGTTACCGCCGCGCAGTCCGGCTTGCTGTTCATTCTGGGCCAACGGGACGGCGTGCTGATCGGTGAGGCGGGGGCGGCGCTGGATCTCGGTCCGCCAGGTATCAGTGGGCTCGTTGACCGGATGACGGCGGCGAACCTGATCGAGCGCCGCGCCGATCGGGATGATGGCCGGGCGTGGCGGCTCTGGCTGACGCCGGCCGGCCGCGCGGCGATGGCGCAGTCGAAGGCGGGGCTCGTCGAGGTCAACGCACGCCTCACGGAAGGATTTACCGAAGCCGAGATCGACGTCGTCGCGCGCTGGCTCACAACCATGCAAACCAGATTTCCCAGAGGAGAAGACGAATGA